Part of the Mycolicibacterium thermoresistibile genome, CACCGCCTCGACGGCGGCCGGCTCCTCGGGGTTGGGGGACGGCACGGTCGGGAAGTCCGGGTCCGGGGCGAACTGGCTCTCCACCACGTGGACGTCGGTGCAGCCGGCCCGGACCAGCGCGTCCATCACGAACTCGCCACCCACCCCGTGCAGCGGTGTCAGCGCCACCCGCACCGGGTCGTGGGTGCGGCGCACGTGGGCCGCCCGCTCGACGTAGCGCTGAATCACGTCCACCCCCGACGGTTCGACCGGGCGGCGGGAGATCTCATCGGCATGCGGGGCGTCGGCCATCGCCTCCTCGATCTCCCGGTCGACCGGCGACACGATCGGCAGTCCGCCCTCGAAATAGACCTTGTAGCCGTTGTCGGTGGCCGGATTGTGCGAGGCGGTGATCTGGATGCCGGCCGCGGCGCGGTTGTGCCGCACCGCGAACGCCAACACCGGGGTGGGCACCGCGGTGAACATCAACGTCACCGAGAAACCTTCGGCAGCAAGCACTTCGGCTGCCGCCAGGGCGAACTCGTCGGAGTGGTGGCGGGCGTCGCGGCCGACGATCACCCCGGAGCCGGCGTGCCCGCGGGCCTTGAGCACCTGTGCCACCGCCCAGGTCGCCCGCAGCACCACCGCCAGGTTCATCCCGGCCGGGCCACCGCGCAGTGGGCCGCGCAACCCCGCGGTGCCGAACCGCAGCGGGCGGGCGAACCGCCGTTCGAGCTCCTCGGGGCTGCACGCCCGGAGCTCGGCGGCGGTCACGGGGTCGGGGTCGTGGGCGATCCAGTCCTGGACCGCCGATGACGTCCGCTGCGCAGTCATAGCGTCAGTGTGCCCGGTTTGACCCCGCCGTATGCCGATCCACCGGGTCACATCGCGGCGATCACCGTCGCCAGCAGGGCGCCCATCCGGGCGGCCGACTCGCGTCCGGCGGCGAGCACGTCGGCATGGCTCAGCGGCTCACCGGTCATCCCGGCGGCCAGGTTCGTCACCAGCGACAGGCCGAGCACCTGCGCCCCGGCGGCGCGCGCGGCGATGGTCTCGTGCACGGTCGACATGCCGACCAGGTCGGCGCCCAGCGTGCGCAGCATCCGGATCTCGGCGGGGGTCTCGTAGTGCGGTCCCGGCAGCCCGGCGTAGACCCCTTCGGCCAGCGACGGGTCGATGCCCAGCGCGATTCTGCGCAGCCGCGGCGAGTAGGCGTCGACCAGGTCGACGAACTGCGGGCCGACCAGCGGGGAGCGGGCGGTCAGGTTGAGGTGATCGCTGATCAGCACCGGTTGCCCGACGGTGAAGTCCTCCCGCAGTCCGCCGGCGGCGTTGGTGAGCACCACGGTGTGCACCCCGCTCGCGCAGGCGGCCCGCACCGGGTGCACGACATGGCTCAGGTCGTGCCCCTCGTAGGCATGGATCCGGCCGATCAGCACCAGCGCCCGGTGCTCGCCGATTCGCGTGCTCATCAGCTGTCCCCGGTGCCCGGCGGCGGTCGGTGGGGTGAAACCGGGCAGCTCGGCCATCGGCACCGTCGCGACCGGTTCGCCGAGCTCGGTGACGGCCGGCGCCCAGCCCGAGCCGAGCACCACCGCCACGTCGTGATGCGGCACCCCGGTGCGGTCCGCGATGGCGGCGGCGGCCTGTGTCGCCGCGGTGTCCGGATCGGTCACGGACGGCAGCCTAACCGGCAGTGAGATACTGCGGTAATGCCCACCGTCACCGCGTCCTCAGTTGTGGAAGACGCGGTCCGTCGGCGCCGGGGTGACCTGGTGGAACTGTCGCACGCCATCCATGCCGAACCGGAGCTGGCGTTCGCCGAACACCGCAGCTGCGCCAAGACGCAGGCGCTGGTCGCCGAGCGCGGGTTCGACATCACCGCCCGGGCCGGCGGGCTGGACACCGCATTCCGCGCCGATTACGGCAGCGGCGATCTGGTGGTGGGGATCTGCGCCGAATACGACGCCCTGCCCGGCATCGGGCACGCCTGCGGGCACAACATCATCGCCGCCTCCGCGGTCGGCGCCGCGTTGGCGTTGGCCGAGGTGGCCGAGGGTCTCGGGCTGACGGTGGCGCTGATCGGCACGCCGGCCGAGGAGGTCGGCGGCGGCAAGGCGCTGCTGCTGCGGGCCGGGGTGTTCGACGACGTCGCGGCCGCGGTGATGCTGCACCCCGGGCCGGTCGACATCGCCGCGGCCCGGTCGCTGGCGTTGTCGGAGGTCGCGGTCAGCTACACCGGCCGGGAGGCGCATGCCGCGGTCGCCCCGCACATGGGGGTGAACGCCGCGGACGCCGTCACCGTCGCGCAGGTCGCGATCGGCCTGCTGCGTCAGCACCTCGAGCCCGGACAGCAGGTGCACGGCATCGTCACCGACGGCGGGCAGGCGACCAATGTCATCCCCGCACATGCCGGAATGACCTACACGATGCGCGCCCCGCACGCGGCGGCACTGCGGGCTCTGGAACGGCGGATGGCCGACTGTTTCGCCGCCGGGGCGCTGGCCACCGGATGTTCGCACACGGTGACCGAGACGTCGCCGCCCTACGATGAGCTGGCGCCGGATCCGTGGCTGGCGGAGGTGTTCCGCACCGAGATGGTGCGGATGGGCCGGGCGCCGGTGCCCGCCGAGGTCGAGGCGACGATCCCGTTGGGCAGCACCGACATGGGCAATGTGACGCAGGTGATGCCCGGGATCCATCCGGTCGTCGGGATCGACTCCGGCGGCGCGGCCATCCATCAACCCGAATTCGCCGCGGCGGCGGTGAGCCCGAGCGCGGACCGGGCGGTGGTCGAGGGGGCGGTGATGCTGGCCCGCACGGTGGTGCGGTTGGCCGAGACCCCCGCCGAGCGGGACCGGGTGCTGCAGCGTCGGGAAGCGAGGCGGACGTCATGAGTGTGCTGCGGCATGCGGTGGCGCGCTGGCTGTCCCGGCATCAGGACGACCTGGTGGCGTGGCGCCGGCACATCCACGCCCACCCCGAGCTGGGCCGGCAGGAGTTCGCCACCACCCAGTTCGTCGCCGAACGGCTCGCCGACGCCGGGCTGAACCCCAAGGTGCTGCCCGGCGGCACCGGTCTGATCTGCGACCTCGGCCCCGACCACACCCCGCGGGTGGCGCTGCGCGCCGACATGGACGCGCTGCCGATGCCCGAACGCACCGGCGCACCGTATGCGTCGACGGTGCCCAACGTCGCCCACGCCTGCGGCCACGATGCGCACACCGCGATGCTGTTGGGCGCGGCGCTGGCGCTCAACACCGTGCCCGAACTCCCGATCGGGGTGCGGCTGATCTTCCAGGCCGCCGAGGAGCTCATGCCCGGCGGTGCGCTGGACGCGATCGCCGCCGGAGTGCTCAACGGGGTGTCGCGGATCTTCGCGCTGCACTGCGACCCCCGGCTGCAGGTCGGCCGGGTCGCCACCCGGCCCGGTCCGATCACCTCGGCCGCCGACCACGTCGAGGTCACGCTGCAGTCCAAGGGCGGCCACACCTCCCGCCCGCATCTGACCGGGGATCTGGTGTATGCGCTCGGCACGCTGATCACCGGTGTGCCCGGGGTGCTGTCGCGGCGGATCGATCCGCGCAACGGCACGGTGATGGTGTGGGGTGCGGTGAACGCGGGGGTGGCCGCCAACGCCATCCCGCAGACCGGCACCCTGGCCGGCACCATCCGCACCGCCAGCCGCAGCACCTGGTTGACGTTGGAAGCCATTGTCAGCGAGACGGTTTCGTCCCTGTTGGCGCCGTTGGGGGTGGAGCACAGCCTGCAGTACCGGCGTGGGGTCCCGCCGGTCGTCAACGAGGAACAGTCCACCCGGATTTTGACCCGCGCGATCGAGGCGGTCGGCCCGAACGTGCTCGCCGACACGCGGCAATCCGGTGGCGGGGAGGACTTCTCCTGGTACCTGGAGGAGGTCCCCGGCGCGATGGCCCGGCTCGGGGTGTGGAGTGGGCAGGGCCCGCAACTCGACCTGCATCAGCCGACGTTCGACCTCGACGAGCGGGCACTGCCGGTGGGGGTGCGGGTGTTCGTCAACCTCGTCGAACAGTGCGCCGCGTGACACCTGCGAGCGACCGTGTCTGCACTGCGACACGCCGCCATTGCCGGCATTTCGCGGTCGCTCGGCGAGGGGCACTGTCCCCAATCTGTGCTTCCTCCACAAAACGGCGTCCACCCGGTACCGGCCACCTGGGTCTGAACCGACGATGGCGGTCATGGCAGACGGCCTCGACGAGTTGTTCGACCGCCAGGGTGGAGTGGCCACCAGCGGGCAGATCCTCACCGTCATCACCAGGCGGGCCCTGGAATCCGCGGTCAACCGCGGTGCGCTGGAAAGGCTCTGGCACGGCATCTACTGCCGCGGCGAGGCCGACGACGGCTTGCGGCTGAGGGGGCTCGATCTGGCCTGCGGCCGGCCGGTGGCGGCCTGCCTGGGTACGGCCGCGGCGCTGCACGGGTTCGACACCGAGCAACCCGACGACCTGCACGTACTGAGTCCGCCCGGCAGTCGGCTGCGGTCGGCCGACGGGCTGGTGGTGCACCGCCGGGACGGGGCGCCGCTGACCATCGTGCGGGGCCGCCCGGCGACCACAGCGGCGTGGACGGCGGTGGAGGTGGCGCGCAGCCTGCGGCGCCCACGGGCGTTGGCGACCCTGGATGCCGCGTTGCGCAGCGGCACCTGCAGCCGTCCCGAGATCTGGCGGGCCGCGGTCGCGCAGGCCGGCCGACGCGGCATCGTCGCGGTCCGGGGTTTGATCGCGATCGCCGACGGGCGTGCCGAGTCGCCGATGGAGAGCGAGGCGCGGCTGGCCATGATCGACGGTGGCCTGCCGATCCCGGAGCTGCAGTACGAACTCCGCGACGGCGCCGGCCGGTTGCGGCGCGTGGACTTCGCCTGGCCGCGGCACCGGGTGGCCGTCGAGTACGACGGTGTGGACTGGCACAGCGGACCGGACGCGATGCGGCGGGACCGGGATCGCACCGCCGCGCTGATGGATGTCGGGTGGACCGTCATCGCCATCGTCCTCGAGGATGTGCGGTACCGCACGCGGGAGTTCGTCGGGCGTGTCGACGCGCAGTTGCGTCGCGCTCAAGCAGCGTGAGCGACCGCAAAATGCCGTAAGAGACGGCGTGTCGCCGTGCAGACACGGGCGCTCGCGGGGAGGAAACTAGGGACCGACGTTGCGGGACGGGCGGGTCCGCAGATCGTGGACGTATTCGGGTGGAGCACCGGCGATCTCGGCGGCGTCGGCCATCACCCCGAGATAGCGGGCCGACGGCAGCCCGCCCTCCCAGGCGTCGAGCACATACAGCCACGCCAGCACCGGACCGGTGTGGGTGTCCGACGAGATCGGGTGTATCCGGCATCGGATCTTCTTGTGGATCCCCAGTTCTGAACCCTCCCAGCGGTCCAGGTTCGCCTCGTCCTCCCTGGTGACGTCGTAGAGCACGACGAACACCCGCGAGGCGGGATCCTCCACCACGGTGGCGAGCGCGCCCTCCCAGCTGATGTCCTCGCCACCGAACGTCAACCGCCAGCCGTACAACCACCCGGTACCGGCCATCGGTGAATGTGGAGCACGTTGCAGCATCTGCTCCGGATGCATGTTCGACCCATAGGCGGCATAGAGCGGCACGGTTGAAAAGCCTAAGGCTTCGGGTGGTGGCTGGGCGGCCAACCTCCGCCTTGGATAGGTTTGAGGCGTGGCAACCCGCATCGTGATCATCGGCGGCGGGCCCGCCGGCTATGAGGCGGCGCTCGTCGCGGCCGCCAAAGGCACCGAGGTCGAGGTCACGATCGTCGACTCCGACGGCATCGGCGGGGCCTGTGTGCTGTGGGACTGTGTGCCGTCGAAGACGTTCATCGCCTCCACCGGGGTCCGCACCGAACTGCGCCGCGCCCCCAATCTCGGCTACCAGCTGGAGTTCGAGGACGCCAGGATCTCGCTGCGGCAGATCAACGAGCGGGTCAAGAGGCTCGCCAAGGCGCAGTCCGCCGACATCGCCGACCGGCTGCGCCGCGAAGGGGTGCGGCTGATCGCCGGTCGCGGGGAGCTGGTGGACGCGGCCAGGGGGATGGCCCAGCACCGGATCAAGGTCACCGGCAACGACGGTTCGGTCCGCGAACTGACCGCCGACGTGGTGCTCATCGCCACCGGCGGGACCCCGCGGGTGCTGCCCAACGCCGTCCCGGACGGCGAACGCATCCTGAACTGGCGCCAGCTTTACGACCTGGACACGCTGCCCGAACACCTGGTGGTGGTGGGGTCCGGGGTGACCGGCGCGGAGTTCGTCAACGCCTACACCGAACTCGGCGTCAAGGTCACGGTGGTGGCGAGCCGCGATCAGATCCTGCCCCACGAGGACTCCGACGCCGCCGCGGTGCTCGAGGACGTGTTCGCCGAGCGCGGCGTCACGCTGGTCAAGAACGCCCGGGCCGACTCGGTGAAACGGGAGAACGGTGGTGTCCGGGTCACCATGACCGACGGCCGGGAGGTCCAGGGCAGCCACGCCCTGATCACCGTCGGCTCGGTACCCAACACCGCCAACCTGGGATTGGAGCGGGTGGGCATCGAACTCGGGCCGGGCGGCTACCTGCCCGTCGACCGGGTGTCGCGCACCACCGTCCCCGGCATCTACGCGGCCGGTGACTGCACCGGCCTGCTGCCGCTGGCGTCGGTGGCGGCGATGCAGGGCCGCATCGCGATGTACCACGCGCTCGGTGAGGCGCTCAACCCGATCCGGCTGCGCACCGTCGCCGCCGCGGTGTTCACCCGCCCCGAGATCGCCGCGGTGGGGGTGCCGCAGGCCAAGATCGACGACGGCTCGGTCCCGGCGCGCACCATCATGTTGCCGCTGAACACCAACGCCCGGGCGAAGATGTCGAGCCTGCGGCGGGGCTTCGTCAAGATCTTCTGCCGCCCGATGACCGGGGTGGTCATCGGCGGTGTGGTGGTCGCCCCGATCGCCTCCGAGCTGATCCTGCCCATCGCGCTGGCGGTGCAGAACGGCAACACCGTCGCCGATCTGGCGCAGACGTTCTCGGTCTACCCGTCGCTGTCCGGGTCGATCACCGAGGCGGCCCGCCAACTGATCGCGCACGACGATCTGGACTAGCCCGGGTCCCGGCCAGCGCGGCGAGTCGGGAAATTTCACCGCACCGCACGTAGCCTGATAGCTGTGAGCCACCCGATCCTGAGGCCGGGCCACGGGCCGACGTTGTTGGGGCCGGAGCAGCGGCAGCGGGCGTGGGACCGTCTCGGCAGTGAGCAGTTCGACGTCGTCGTCATCGGCGGCGGGGTGGTCGGATCCGGCGCGGCCCTCGACGCCGCGACCCGCGGGCTGAAGGTCGCGCTGGTGGAGGCCCGTGATTTCGCCTCGGGAACCTCGAGCCGCAGTTCGAAGATGTTCCACGGCGGGTTGCGCTACCTCGAACAGCTGGAGTTCGGGCTGGTGCGCGAGGCGCTGCACGAGCGGGAGTTGTCGCTCACGACGCTGGCGCCCCACCTGGTCAAACCACTGCCGTTCCTGTATCCGCTGACCCGGCGGTGGTGGGAGCGGCCCTATGTGGCGCTCGGCATCTTCCTCTACGACCAGCTCGGCGGCGCCCGCTCGCTGCCGGCGCAGAAGCACCTGACCAAGGCCGGTGCGCTGCGGTTGGCGCCCGGGCTGCGGCGCGACTCGCTGATCGGCGGCATCCGCTACTACGACACCGTCGTCGACGACGCCCGCCACACCCTGACGGTGGCCCGCACCGCAGCCCACTACGGCGCGGTGATCAGATCGTCGACGCAGGTGGTGGCCCTGCTCCGGGAGGGGGACCGGGTCACCGGTGTGACGGTGCGGGATTCGGAGACCGGCGCCGTCACCGATGTGCACGGCCACGTGGTGGTCAACGCCACCGGGGTGTGGACCGACGAGATCCAGGCCCTGTCGAAACAGCGTGGCCGGTTCCGGGTGCGCGCCTCCAAGGGGGTGCACATCGTGGTGCCGCGGGACCGCATCGTCAGCGAGGTCGCGATCATCCTGCGCACCGAGAAGTCGGTGCTCTTCGTGATCCCGTGGGGCACGCACTGGATCATCGGCACCACCGACACCGACTGGAACCTGGATCTGGCGCATCCGGCGGCGACCAAGGCCGACATCGACTACATCCTGGGCCAGGTGAACCGGGCGCTGGCCACCCCGCTCACCCACGCCGACATCGACGGGGTGTACGCGGGGTTGCGGCCGCTGCTGGCCGGCGAGAGCGAGGAGACCTCCAAGCTGTCGCGCGAACACGCCGTCGCGGTGCCCGCCCCCGGATTGATCGCCATCGCGGGCGGCAAGTACACCACCTACCGGGTGATGGGCGAGGACGCCATCGACGCCGCCGCGGAGTTCATCCCGGCCCGGGTGGCGCCGTCGATCACCGAGAAGGTGCCGTTGCTCGGCGCCGACGGGTACTTCGCGCTGATCAACCAGACCGAAACGGTAGGCGCGCATTACGGGCTGCACCCGTACCGGGTGCGCCACCTGCTCGACCGGTACGGCTCGCTGATCGGTGAGGTCCTGCAGATGGCCGGTCGCGACGGCGCGGGCCGGCCGGATCTGCTCGAACCGATCACCGATGCGCCGGTCTACCTCAAGGTGGAGGCCTGGTACGCGGCCGCAGCCGAGGGCGCGCTGCATCTGGAGGACATCCTGGCGCGGCGGATGCGGATCTCGATCGAGTATCCGCACCGCGGGGTGGACTGCGCCCGGGAGGTGGCCGAGGTGGTGGCTCCGGTGCTGGGCTGGAGCGACGCCGACATCGAACGGGAGGTGGACACCTACTGCGCCCGGGTGGAGGCCGAGGTGCGCTCCCAGCAGCAACCCGATGACGAGTCCGCCGACGCGCTGCGCCAGGCCGCCCCGGAGGCGCGGGCGATGATCCTCGAACCCGTCCCGCTCGATTGACCACCCCTCCGCTGCCGGTTCGTGACGGTCTGGGTCCCGCGCGGGTACGCCTGCGCGGGGGCGCGGTGTTGGTCGAGTTCGCCGAGCGATTCGGCGAGGCGGCTGCGGCCAAGGTGCTGCGCGGTGAGGTGTTCTGCGCCGACGGCACCCCGGTCACCGCGGACACCGTACTGCCGCCGGGATCGGTTGTCTACCTGTATCGCGAACTGCCCGAAGAGGTTCCGGTACCGTTCGACATCCCGATCCTGTACCGCGACGAGAACATCGTGGTGGTCGACAAACCCCACTTCCTGGCCACCACGCCGCGCGGCCGGCACGTCGCCCAGACCGCGCTGGTGCGGCTGCGCCGGCAACTGGACCTGCCCGAACTCAGCCCGGCGCATCGGCTGGACCGGCTGACCGCGGGGGTGCTGCTGTTCACCACCCGCCGTGAGGTCCGCGGACGCTATCAGCGGCTGTTCGCCGACGAGGCGGTGCGCAAGATCTACCTGGCGGGCGCCCCGGTGCGCCCGGATCTCGAGTTCCCGCGGGTGGTGCGCAGCCGCATCATCAAGCGGCGCGGCAGTTTACAGGCCGTCGAGGAACCCGGCGAACCCAACGCCGAGACACTCGTCGAGTTGCTCGACGCGTCGGCCGGGCGGTACCGGCTCACCCCGCGCACCGGGCGCACCCATCAGCTACGGGTGCACATGGCCGTCCTCGGGGTGCCGATCGTCAACGATCCGCTCTACCCCGAGGTCGTCGACGTGGCACCCGACGACTTCAGCAGCCCGCTGCAATTGCTCGCGCACAGTGTGGAGTTCACCGATCCGCTGACCGGCCGGACGCACCGGTTCGTCAGCGCCCGAAGCATCGGAGGGCAATGAGGGTCGCGCGGTTGTGGCGGCATCCGGTGAAATCGATGCGCGGCGAGGAGGTCTCCGCGCTCGAGGTCCGGACCACCGGGGTGCGCGGCGACCGGGTCTACGCGTTCTTCGACACCCGCACGGGCGCGCGGATCAGCGCCAAGAACCATGGCGCACTGCTGGGGTGCGCTGCGCGGTTGCTCGCCGAACCGGATGACGGGCGCCGCGCCGCGCCGCCGCTGGAGGTGACCTTCCCGGACGGGACGGTGATCACCGACGATCCGGCTGAGCTGACCCGGCGGGTGAGTGACCTGCTCGGGCTCGACGTCGAGTTGCGGGCCGGCGCACCGGGCGCGTTCGTCGACGCCGCACCGCTGCACCTGATGGCCGCCGACACGCTGCAGGCGCTGCGGTCCGCGCATCCCGGCGGTGACTGGGATCCCCGACGGACCCGTCCCAACATCCTGATCGACCGCGCGCAGGCCGGGTCC contains:
- a CDS encoding purine-nucleoside phosphorylase, which translates into the protein MTDPDTAATQAAAAIADRTGVPHHDVAVVLGSGWAPAVTELGEPVATVPMAELPGFTPPTAAGHRGQLMSTRIGEHRALVLIGRIHAYEGHDLSHVVHPVRAACASGVHTVVLTNAAGGLREDFTVGQPVLISDHLNLTARSPLVGPQFVDLVDAYSPRLRRIALGIDPSLAEGVYAGLPGPHYETPAEIRMLRTLGADLVGMSTVHETIAARAAGAQVLGLSLVTNLAAGMTGEPLSHADVLAAGRESAARMGALLATVIAAM
- a CDS encoding M20 family metallopeptidase, which gives rise to MPTVTASSVVEDAVRRRRGDLVELSHAIHAEPELAFAEHRSCAKTQALVAERGFDITARAGGLDTAFRADYGSGDLVVGICAEYDALPGIGHACGHNIIAASAVGAALALAEVAEGLGLTVALIGTPAEEVGGGKALLLRAGVFDDVAAAVMLHPGPVDIAAARSLALSEVAVSYTGREAHAAVAPHMGVNAADAVTVAQVAIGLLRQHLEPGQQVHGIVTDGGQATNVIPAHAGMTYTMRAPHAAALRALERRMADCFAAGALATGCSHTVTETSPPYDELAPDPWLAEVFRTEMVRMGRAPVPAEVEATIPLGSTDMGNVTQVMPGIHPVVGIDSGGAAIHQPEFAAAAVSPSADRAVVEGAVMLARTVVRLAETPAERDRVLQRREARRTS
- a CDS encoding M20 family metallopeptidase encodes the protein MSVLRHAVARWLSRHQDDLVAWRRHIHAHPELGRQEFATTQFVAERLADAGLNPKVLPGGTGLICDLGPDHTPRVALRADMDALPMPERTGAPYASTVPNVAHACGHDAHTAMLLGAALALNTVPELPIGVRLIFQAAEELMPGGALDAIAAGVLNGVSRIFALHCDPRLQVGRVATRPGPITSAADHVEVTLQSKGGHTSRPHLTGDLVYALGTLITGVPGVLSRRIDPRNGTVMVWGAVNAGVAANAIPQTGTLAGTIRTASRSTWLTLEAIVSETVSSLLAPLGVEHSLQYRRGVPPVVNEEQSTRILTRAIEAVGPNVLADTRQSGGGEDFSWYLEEVPGAMARLGVWSGQGPQLDLHQPTFDLDERALPVGVRVFVNLVEQCAA
- a CDS encoding type IV toxin-antitoxin system AbiEi family antitoxin domain-containing protein, whose amino-acid sequence is MADGLDELFDRQGGVATSGQILTVITRRALESAVNRGALERLWHGIYCRGEADDGLRLRGLDLACGRPVAACLGTAAALHGFDTEQPDDLHVLSPPGSRLRSADGLVVHRRDGAPLTIVRGRPATTAAWTAVEVARSLRRPRALATLDAALRSGTCSRPEIWRAAVAQAGRRGIVAVRGLIAIADGRAESPMESEARLAMIDGGLPIPELQYELRDGAGRLRRVDFAWPRHRVAVEYDGVDWHSGPDAMRRDRDRTAALMDVGWTVIAIVLEDVRYRTREFVGRVDAQLRRAQAA
- a CDS encoding gamma-glutamylcyclotransferase, with translation MPLYAAYGSNMHPEQMLQRAPHSPMAGTGWLYGWRLTFGGEDISWEGALATVVEDPASRVFVVLYDVTREDEANLDRWEGSELGIHKKIRCRIHPISSDTHTGPVLAWLYVLDAWEGGLPSARYLGVMADAAEIAGAPPEYVHDLRTRPSRNVGP
- a CDS encoding NAD(P)H-quinone dehydrogenase, translating into MATRIVIIGGGPAGYEAALVAAAKGTEVEVTIVDSDGIGGACVLWDCVPSKTFIASTGVRTELRRAPNLGYQLEFEDARISLRQINERVKRLAKAQSADIADRLRREGVRLIAGRGELVDAARGMAQHRIKVTGNDGSVRELTADVVLIATGGTPRVLPNAVPDGERILNWRQLYDLDTLPEHLVVVGSGVTGAEFVNAYTELGVKVTVVASRDQILPHEDSDAAAVLEDVFAERGVTLVKNARADSVKRENGGVRVTMTDGREVQGSHALITVGSVPNTANLGLERVGIELGPGGYLPVDRVSRTTVPGIYAAGDCTGLLPLASVAAMQGRIAMYHALGEALNPIRLRTVAAAVFTRPEIAAVGVPQAKIDDGSVPARTIMLPLNTNARAKMSSLRRGFVKIFCRPMTGVVIGGVVVAPIASELILPIALAVQNGNTVADLAQTFSVYPSLSGSITEAARQLIAHDDLD
- a CDS encoding glycerol-3-phosphate dehydrogenase/oxidase yields the protein MSHPILRPGHGPTLLGPEQRQRAWDRLGSEQFDVVVIGGGVVGSGAALDAATRGLKVALVEARDFASGTSSRSSKMFHGGLRYLEQLEFGLVREALHERELSLTTLAPHLVKPLPFLYPLTRRWWERPYVALGIFLYDQLGGARSLPAQKHLTKAGALRLAPGLRRDSLIGGIRYYDTVVDDARHTLTVARTAAHYGAVIRSSTQVVALLREGDRVTGVTVRDSETGAVTDVHGHVVVNATGVWTDEIQALSKQRGRFRVRASKGVHIVVPRDRIVSEVAIILRTEKSVLFVIPWGTHWIIGTTDTDWNLDLAHPAATKADIDYILGQVNRALATPLTHADIDGVYAGLRPLLAGESEETSKLSREHAVAVPAPGLIAIAGGKYTTYRVMGEDAIDAAAEFIPARVAPSITEKVPLLGADGYFALINQTETVGAHYGLHPYRVRHLLDRYGSLIGEVLQMAGRDGAGRPDLLEPITDAPVYLKVEAWYAAAAEGALHLEDILARRMRISIEYPHRGVDCAREVAEVVAPVLGWSDADIEREVDTYCARVEAEVRSQQQPDDESADALRQAAPEARAMILEPVPLD
- a CDS encoding pseudouridine synthase, whose product is MTTPPLPVRDGLGPARVRLRGGAVLVEFAERFGEAAAAKVLRGEVFCADGTPVTADTVLPPGSVVYLYRELPEEVPVPFDIPILYRDENIVVVDKPHFLATTPRGRHVAQTALVRLRRQLDLPELSPAHRLDRLTAGVLLFTTRREVRGRYQRLFADEAVRKIYLAGAPVRPDLEFPRVVRSRIIKRRGSLQAVEEPGEPNAETLVELLDASAGRYRLTPRTGRTHQLRVHMAVLGVPIVNDPLYPEVVDVAPDDFSSPLQLLAHSVEFTDPLTGRTHRFVSARSIGGQ
- a CDS encoding MOSC domain-containing protein; the encoded protein is MRVARLWRHPVKSMRGEEVSALEVRTTGVRGDRVYAFFDTRTGARISAKNHGALLGCAARLLAEPDDGRRAAPPLEVTFPDGTVITDDPAELTRRVSDLLGLDVELRAGAPGAFVDAAPLHLMAADTLQALRSAHPGGDWDPRRTRPNILIDRAQAGSDGEQPDADGDWLSRDLHIGAAAVAHVVIPTPRCVMTTLAQGDLPADREVLRTLNRVRRRRLGGRDRPCAGVYADVVRPGRVEVGDTVTITDRPVTDRR